The genomic interval TTTTCTTAACTTGATAAGCCAAAAAATCATCTAAATCTCTGATATTTGGATTATTAAGGACAATTAGCTGGTCTGGGCCAATTAAAAATTTATTTGGAATAAATCCTATTTTATACAATTGGGCAAGTTTACTTTTTAAAAGTTCTAGTTCAATAATATGATTAGGCCAGATCAAGCCATCTTGAGCTATTGCTGCTAAGGCTTGTTCAGAATTATTTTCTTCCAAAGCAATACTTAAAAATTCGATTCCGCTTGCATTTTTAAATGATTTATCCTTGTATTTTTCATACATCATTACCAAAATTGGGTTTTCTTTACGACATGGGCCACACCAAGATCCCCAAAAATCCAATAACACATACTTTCCTTTAAAGCTATTTAGATTTAAAGTCTGTCCGTGAATATCTTTTGTTTCAAATGAAGGCGCCGGTTGTCCTAAAACCAACATAGGTTTAAAGAAAAAATAATAAATTAAATAGCCAAAAAAAACAATACTGCCTAACCAAATCAAGTATTTCAACATATTCTAATTAATTGCCTGCAATATTAATCTATTTTTGAGGCTTCATATTCATTCCTTATAAATATTCAACTTTCATTATGAAACGAACGATTATCCCAGGAACCATTCCTACAGGTGATTTTCATCAATATCTTTTAGGTGCAGTCGCTCCACGTCCTATTGCATTTGTAAGTACCATTGACGAACAAGGACGCA from Saprospiraceae bacterium carries:
- a CDS encoding TlpA family protein disulfide reductase, which gives rise to MLKYLIWLGSIVFFGYLIYYFFFKPMLVLGQPAPSFETKDIHGQTLNLNSFKGKYVLLDFWGSWCGPCRKENPILVMMYEKYKDKSFKNASGIEFLSIALEENNSEQALAAIAQDGLIWPNHIIELELLKSKLAQLYKIGFIPNKFLIGPDQLIVLNNPNIRDLDDFLAYQVKKN